CCGGCTACGGCGAGTGGACCGGCACCGTCTTCCCGCCCGAACTGGTCGCGGACCTGCTGGACGGCATCGCGGCGCGCGGCGTGCTGCCCGAGTGCGCCGCCGTGCTGAGCGGCTACATGGGGTCGGAGGGCACCGTCGGCGCGGTGGTGGAGGCGGTGCGCCGGGTGCGGGCCGCCAGCCCGGAGGCGCTGTACTGCTGCGACCCGGTGATGGGCGACGTGGGGCGCGGCGTGTTCGTGCGGCCCGAATTGCCCGACCTGATTCGCGCGCAGGCGGTCCCGGAAGCGGACATCATCACGCCCAACCAGTTCGAGCTGGAGCTGCTGACCGGGCAGAGCGTGACCACGCTGGCCCAGGCGCTGGACGCCGCCCGAACGCTGCGCGAACGCCTGCGCCCGGATGGCCCCCGCATCGTGGTCGTCACCAGCCTGGTCCGCGAGGACGCGCCGGAAGGCGTCATCGAGACGCTGGCCGTGACGGAAGGCGGGGCCTGGC
This is a stretch of genomic DNA from Deinococcus carri. It encodes these proteins:
- the pdxY gene encoding pyridoxal kinase PdxY, yielding MTASSAALPQNILSIQSWVSYGHVGNAAALFPLQRLGFEVWTINTVQFSNHTGYGEWTGTVFPPELVADLLDGIAARGVLPECAAVLSGYMGSEGTVGAVVEAVRRVRAASPEALYCCDPVMGDVGRGVFVRPELPDLIRAQAVPEADIITPNQFELELLTGQSVTTLAQALDAARTLRERLRPDGPRIVVVTSLVREDAPEGVIETLAVTEGGAWLCRTPLLPLDPPRNGTGDAMAALFLGHYLQTGDAGQALSLSMSGLFAVLDLTHRLGTREIQLVAAQDEYARPSRVFEVERVG